A single genomic interval of bacterium harbors:
- the murD gene encoding UDP-N-acetylmuramoyl-L-alanine--D-glutamate ligase, with protein MKKKSVGIWGYGVVGASVEKYFTNQQATIHIMDEKYTDIADKTENSSGRWYDEDAWGAFFDAVDFFIPSPGVDVTKFDKIPLEKMVTELDLFYQTWNKKIIGITGSVGKTTVTTFLSFFLEQYRSDVTTGGNIGKPMLELLEDKTAKTALLEVSSFQLEHTQQFKPDVTIWTNFYPNHLDRHKTAENYFLAKYQLIKRQTEDDLTIVPTSLIPWLEKYGYGKSRYVFLQDDDTATPENSTVYFLRDSQLFKKTGTVTTHVIDLYSLPAITHTHNWLIIATTLSELNLLKNDFVTLAQQLTPVEHRMQTVIKTDRLHVINDSKSTTVASTEAAVTQFTGSNIILLLGGLSKGVDRTPLIEKIKEKVKHIITFGKEAFTLQKICIAHNVASTACAELEPAIKAAYQKSLNTNKQMVILFSPSGSSFDLFSDYKERGHTFIEMMRQIIRTN; from the coding sequence ATGAAAAAGAAATCGGTTGGAATCTGGGGCTACGGAGTTGTTGGTGCCTCGGTCGAAAAATATTTCACAAATCAACAGGCAACCATCCATATCATGGATGAAAAATATACAGACATAGCAGATAAAACAGAAAACAGTTCTGGCCGGTGGTATGATGAGGATGCCTGGGGAGCATTTTTTGATGCAGTCGATTTTTTTATACCAAGTCCCGGCGTTGATGTTACAAAGTTTGATAAGATTCCACTTGAAAAAATGGTGACTGAACTCGATCTATTTTATCAAACATGGAACAAGAAAATAATCGGAATCACTGGCAGCGTGGGAAAAACAACAGTGACCACTTTTTTGAGCTTTTTTCTGGAACAATACAGGAGTGACGTGACAACTGGCGGTAACATTGGAAAACCGATGCTTGAACTTTTGGAAGATAAAACGGCAAAGACAGCCCTGCTTGAGGTTTCAAGTTTTCAACTTGAACACACACAACAGTTCAAACCGGACGTTACAATCTGGACAAATTTTTACCCAAACCACCTAGACAGACACAAAACGGCAGAAAACTACTTTTTGGCAAAATACCAACTGATCAAAAGACAGACAGAAGATGATCTGACAATCGTTCCAACGTCACTTATCCCGTGGCTTGAAAAATATGGATATGGCAAAAGCAGGTATGTTTTTTTGCAAGACGATGACACTGCAACACCCGAAAATAGTACCGTCTACTTTTTACGCGATTCACAACTATTTAAAAAAACGGGCACAGTAACTACGCATGTCATCGACCTTTATTCTTTACCCGCCATTACACATACACACAACTGGCTCATTATTGCAACCACGCTTTCAGAACTCAACCTATTAAAAAACGATTTTGTCACGTTAGCACAACAGCTCACTCCCGTTGAACACCGCATGCAAACCGTTATAAAAACAGACAGACTTCACGTTATCAATGATTCAAAATCGACAACAGTCGCATCAACAGAAGCAGCCGTTACTCAATTTACAGGTTCAAACATAATTTTATTATTGGGGGGACTTTCAAAAGGGGTCGACCGAACCCCACTCATCGAAAAGATTAAAGAAAAGGTCAAACACATCATCACATTTGGCAAAGAAGCATTCACATTGCAAAAAATCTGCATCGCACACAATGTTGCATCAACCGCATGTGCCGAACTGGAACCCGCAATAAAAGCTGCATATCAAAAAAGTCTAAACACCAACAAACAAATGGTCATCCTTTTTTCCCCCAGCGGAAGCTCATTTGACCTGTTTTCTGACTACAAAGAACGAGGCCATACATTTATTGAAATGATGCGTCAGATTATCAGAACAAATTGA
- the rplI gene encoding 50S ribosomal protein L9, whose protein sequence is MKIFMRKDLVHVGVAGEILSVDDGYARNFLIPHGYAVIVTEANELSFKKRSLHIEKRQEVIATHTSLLAEKIKKTKLFLKKKVHDDGKLYGAVHASELLELLAQKGISLNKNQLKLDKMVKLGVYVIPVQLTSRLKTELTLEIVAE, encoded by the coding sequence ATGAAAATTTTTATGCGTAAAGATCTGGTACATGTTGGTGTAGCGGGCGAAATTTTATCAGTGGATGATGGGTATGCACGTAATTTTTTGATTCCTCATGGATATGCGGTGATTGTTACAGAGGCGAATGAGTTGTCCTTTAAAAAACGATCTTTACATATTGAAAAACGGCAGGAGGTGATTGCTACGCATACCTCTTTATTAGCTGAAAAAATAAAAAAAACTAAGCTTTTCTTGAAGAAAAAGGTTCATGATGATGGTAAATTGTATGGAGCTGTCCATGCGAGTGAACTTTTGGAATTGCTTGCGCAAAAAGGTATTAGTCTGAATAAAAATCAACTTAAATTAGATAAGATGGTCAAATTAGGCGTGTATGTTATTCCTGTTCAGTTGACTTCTCGTTTAAAGACTGAACTTACTTTAGAGATAGTTGCTGAATAA
- the ileS gene encoding isoleucine--tRNA ligase: MEQTGAGKSFKATLNLPTTAFPIRANHPIDDAKILEEWQKADLYRKSFDLHHGSPQFLLSDGPPYANGPIHLGHAYNKILKDIVAKSRRMMGFHVPCTPGWDCHGLPIELKVAQENKGLDRIGLQTACRAYAEKWIGVQADGFKKLGVLMNWHQPYKTMDFQYEAKVIRSFADLVDRGYIERKNKTVPWCYSCQTVLATAEIEYAERKDPSIYVLFRADAAVFARFCSTLPSDAELFLIVWTTTPWTLTLNRAVLMSPTASYVIIQLAEQRFGVIGADLVDTLVDLLGIEKRVVATFAAADFSVDNLLVDSPVVPGLRVPVIKDLSVLVAEGTAFVQNAPGAGPEDYEVGVKNGLEIFCPVGPDGSMLDGINPVFLKGQSIEQVQGWVLSSLHENGLLLFKGSIKHSYPHCWRCRKGLIFRATKQWFCSLTHNALKEKALASIGHMLMLPEGSNNRLYATIDARYEWCLSRQRAWGTPIVALLCKQCDYVYCSKAFVDAVAALVEKHGIEVWTQLSAESLVQQGFCCPVCQSHLFEKEQDILDVWFDAGLTHVASISVPGKTHATFDLYLEGKDQHRGYFQSALLTGVALHGESPMRAIITHGFTVDALGKKMSKSLGNGVSPEELVAKIGIDCVRLWAATIDLSGEAVVSEVLLNNISEVYRKIRNTCRFLLSNLYDFSFETDAVLFDELRMIDRYALEMLDLFHKNVMAAYQTYNFTALVHAFADYCTVELSSFYLDIIKDRLYTDQSNGLSRRSAQTVCYLILDTLTRDMAPVLSVLAQQLAVLYQKNEADSIHLQLFKAPFVANNQLSFDKNQWDMLKTIRNTVLKEIESIRQAGQVKHSLEVLLTIAFNSGSELESVVKKLQMNLVKTGQSLEAFLAEFCIVSQVELIDSSSLVDVSWNNDLYVRVLHASGTKCPRCWQWHVVEDQDGLCDRCSQIVRSL; encoded by the coding sequence ATGGAACAAACGGGTGCTGGAAAATCATTTAAAGCTACATTGAATCTTCCTACGACTGCATTTCCGATACGAGCAAATCATCCCATTGATGATGCAAAAATACTTGAGGAGTGGCAAAAAGCTGATCTGTATAGAAAAAGTTTTGATCTCCATCATGGTTCACCGCAGTTTCTGTTGAGTGATGGACCGCCGTATGCAAATGGGCCTATTCATTTGGGGCATGCGTATAATAAGATATTAAAAGATATTGTTGCCAAGTCGCGGCGTATGATGGGTTTTCATGTGCCATGTACTCCAGGTTGGGATTGTCATGGGTTGCCTATTGAACTAAAAGTTGCGCAGGAAAATAAAGGCCTTGATCGCATTGGTTTGCAGACTGCGTGTCGTGCATATGCTGAAAAATGGATCGGTGTGCAGGCTGATGGTTTTAAAAAACTTGGTGTTCTGATGAACTGGCATCAGCCGTATAAAACCATGGATTTTCAGTATGAAGCGAAAGTTATCCGGTCGTTTGCAGATCTTGTAGATCGTGGGTACATTGAGCGTAAAAACAAGACTGTGCCGTGGTGTTACTCCTGTCAAACGGTTTTGGCAACTGCTGAAATTGAGTATGCGGAGCGAAAAGATCCTTCAATTTATGTTTTATTCCGTGCCGATGCTGCTGTTTTTGCTCGATTTTGTTCAACCTTACCTTCTGATGCCGAGCTTTTTTTAATTGTGTGGACGACCACTCCCTGGACATTAACGCTTAATCGTGCTGTTTTGATGAGTCCGACGGCATCATATGTTATTATTCAGTTAGCCGAGCAGCGGTTCGGTGTGATCGGCGCCGACCTGGTTGATACACTTGTCGATCTGTTGGGTATTGAAAAAAGAGTTGTGGCAACTTTTGCAGCAGCTGATTTTTCTGTTGACAATCTTTTGGTTGACAGTCCTGTAGTGCCTGGGTTGCGTGTTCCGGTGATTAAAGATCTTTCAGTGCTTGTGGCCGAAGGTACCGCGTTTGTGCAGAATGCTCCTGGTGCTGGTCCTGAAGATTATGAGGTTGGGGTAAAGAATGGGCTTGAGATTTTTTGCCCTGTTGGACCAGATGGTAGTATGCTTGATGGTATTAATCCTGTCTTTTTGAAGGGGCAGTCGATTGAGCAGGTGCAAGGTTGGGTTTTGAGTAGTTTGCATGAAAATGGGTTATTGTTGTTCAAGGGTTCTATTAAACATAGTTATCCTCACTGCTGGCGTTGCCGAAAAGGGCTTATTTTCCGTGCGACCAAGCAGTGGTTTTGTTCGTTAACCCATAATGCGCTCAAAGAAAAAGCACTTGCTTCAATTGGTCATATGTTGATGTTACCAGAAGGAAGTAATAACAGATTATATGCGACTATCGATGCACGGTACGAATGGTGTTTATCACGACAGCGTGCATGGGGAACGCCTATTGTTGCCCTCTTGTGTAAGCAGTGTGATTATGTCTATTGTTCAAAAGCTTTTGTTGATGCTGTTGCTGCTTTGGTTGAAAAACATGGTATTGAAGTATGGACACAGCTTTCTGCCGAAAGTTTAGTACAGCAGGGTTTTTGTTGTCCTGTGTGTCAATCGCACCTGTTTGAAAAGGAGCAGGATATTCTTGATGTATGGTTTGATGCTGGTCTAACTCATGTTGCCTCGATATCGGTGCCAGGCAAAACACATGCCACGTTTGATCTTTATTTGGAAGGAAAGGATCAGCACAGAGGATATTTTCAAAGTGCTTTATTGACTGGTGTTGCGTTACATGGTGAGTCTCCGATGCGTGCAATTATTACGCACGGTTTTACCGTTGATGCGTTGGGAAAAAAGATGTCAAAGTCGTTGGGCAATGGGGTAAGTCCTGAAGAGCTTGTTGCAAAAATAGGTATTGATTGTGTTCGTTTGTGGGCTGCGACTATCGATCTTTCTGGTGAGGCAGTGGTTTCTGAAGTATTATTGAATAATATTTCAGAAGTGTATCGAAAGATCAGAAATACCTGTCGTTTTTTGCTTTCAAATTTGTATGATTTTTCTTTTGAAACTGATGCTGTTTTGTTTGATGAGCTTCGCATGATTGATCGGTATGCGTTAGAGATGCTTGATCTGTTTCATAAAAATGTAATGGCTGCTTACCAAACGTATAATTTTACAGCACTTGTGCATGCATTTGCAGATTATTGTACTGTTGAATTGAGTTCCTTTTATTTGGATATTATCAAAGATCGCTTGTATACGGATCAAAGTAATGGTTTATCTCGTAGATCGGCACAAACCGTATGCTATCTGATACTTGATACATTGACTCGTGATATGGCGCCAGTACTTTCAGTGCTTGCGCAGCAGTTGGCAGTTTTGTATCAGAAAAACGAAGCAGATTCGATTCACTTGCAACTTTTTAAAGCGCCTTTTGTGGCTAATAATCAACTTTCTTTTGATAAAAATCAGTGGGATATGTTGAAAACAATACGTAATACTGTTTTAAAAGAGATAGAATCGATTCGTCAGGCAGGACAGGTAAAACATTCTTTGGAAGTTTTGCTTACTATTGCTTTCAATAGTGGTTCTGAACTTGAATCGGTGGTTAAAAAGCTACAGATGAATCTTGTAAAAACGGGACAATCTCTTGAGGCATTTTTGGCAGAATTTTGTATTGTTTCGCAGGTTGAATTGATTGATTCTTCAAGTTTAGTTGATGTTTCCTGGAATAATGATCTTTATGTTCGTGTTTTGCATGCCAGTGGTACGAAATGTCCGCGGTGTTGGCAGTGGCACGTTGTTGAAGATCAAGATGGGCTTTGTGATCGTTGTAGTCAAATAGTGCGTTCTTTGTGA